The Candidatus Palibaumannia cicadellinicola genomic sequence ACCAGATATTATTGTTCGCAATGAAAAACGTATGTTGCAAGAAGCAGTAGATGCATTACTAGACAACGGACGACGCGGACGTGCAATTACAGGCTCTAATAAGCGTCCGCTAAAGTCTTTAGCAGATATGATAAAAGGAAAGCAAGGTCGTTTTCGTCAGAATTTATTAGGTAAACGCGTCGATTACTCTGGCCGTTCAGTAATTACTGTCGGACCATACCTACGTCTACATCAATGTGGTCTACCAAAGAAGATGGCCCTTGAACTATTTAAGCCTTTTATCTATGGCAAGCTAGAACGCCGTGGTCTTGCAACGACTATTAAAGCTGCAAAGAAAATGGTTGAACGTGAAGAAGCAGTGGTTTGGGATATTTTGGATGAAGTAATTCGTGAACATCCGGTAATGTTGAATCGTGCGCCAACTTTGCATCGTCTGGGTATACAAGCATTTGAACCTGTACTAATTGAAGGTAAAGCTATTCAATTACATCCATTAGTTTGTGCTGCATATAACGCAGACTTTGACGGCGATCAAATGGCAGTACATATTCCATTAACACTTGAAGCACAATTAGAAGCTCGAGCTTTAATGATGTCTACTAATAATATTTTATCACCAGCAAACGGTGAACCTATTATAGTACCATCACAAGATGTCGTTTTAGGTTTATACTATATGACTCGTGACCGCGTTAATGGTAAAGGTGAAGGTATGGTTCTTACTGGACCTAAAGAAGCGGAACGTATTTATCGTCTTGGAATAGCAGAGTTACATGCTCGTATTAAAGTACGTATTACGGAATATGAGAAAAATGATCATGGTAACTGGATTGAAAACACACACATTATAGACACAACAATTGGACGAGCTATACTATGGATGATAGTTCCAAAGGGATTACCTTTTGTACTGGTTAACCAGGTGCTTGGTAAAAAATCTATCTCTAAGATGTTGAATACCTGTTATCGTATATTAGGTCTTAAACCTACGGTAATTTTTGCTGATCAAATTATGTATACTGGTTTTGCCTATGCTGCTCGTTCTGGTTCATCAGTTGGTATTGATGATATGATTATACCTTCCAAGAAAGCAGATATTATCAATGACGCTGAAGCAGAAGTAGCTGAGATTCAAGAGCAATTCCAATCCGGTTTAGTGACTGCTGGTGAACGCTACAACAAAGTAATTGATATATGGGCTGCTGCTAATGAACGCGTAGCTAAAGCTATGATGGATAATCTTTCTACTGAAACTGTTATTAATAGTAATGGTGTAGAAGAAAGGCAGGTATCATTTAATAATATTTTTATGATGTCAGACTCTGGTGCACGGGGATCTGCTGCACAGATTAGGCAGTTAGCAGGTATGCGTGGCTTAATGGCAAAACCTGATGGTTCAATTATAGAAACTCCGATTACAGCTAATTTCCGTGAGGGTTTAAACGTTTTACAATACTTTATTTCTACACATGGTGCACGTAAAGGTTTAGCAGATACAGCATTAAAAACAGCAAATTCTGGTTATCTGACTCGTCGTTTAGTAGATGTAGCACAAGATCTTGTAGTGACTCAAGATGATTGTGGTACTATTGCAGGTATTATTATGACCCCAGTGATAGAAGGTGGCGACGTAAAAGAACCATTGCGCGAACGTGTACTAGGTCGTGTCACAGCAGAAGATCTATTGAAACCTGGTAGTGCTGATGTTCTTGTGGAACGTAATACTCTACTCAATGAGCAATGGTGTGACGTACTAGAAGAAAACTCTGTTGATAATATTAAAGTTCGTTCAGTCGTTACCTGTGACACAGACTTTGGTGTCTGTGCCTATTGTTATGGTCGTGACTTAGCACGTGGTCATTTAGTTAATAATGGTGAAGCTATCGGTGTTATAGCTGCACAATCTATTGGTGAACCTGGTACTCAGCTAACTATGCGGACTTTTCATATCGGTGGAGCTGCCTTCCGTGCTGCGGCTGAATCGAGCATTCAAGTCAAAAATCAAGGTACTATTCGTCTCATCAACGCTAAATACGTAATTAATATTAGTAATAAAATAGTTATTACTTCTCGCAATACTGAACTAAAGTTAATCGATGAATTTGGCCGAACTAAAGAAAGCTATAAAGTACCATATGGTGCAGTGATGGCAAAAGGTGATGGATCAAAAATTATGGGTGGGGAAATAGTTGCGAACTGGGATCCACATACCATGCCTGTGATCACTGAAGTTGACGGTTTTATTCGTTTTACTGATATGATCGATGGGCAGACTATTACTCGCCAGACCGATGAACTTACTGGTTTATCATCTATCGTCGTATTAGATACAGCCGAAAGAAATAGTGGCGGTAAAGATTTAAGACCAGCGCTGAAGATTGTTGATCTAAATAATCATGATGTGCTTATCCCAAATACTGATATGCCTGCACAATATTTTCTACCTGGTAAGACCATTATACAGTTGGAAGATGGAACTAAAATTCATAGTGGTGATACCTTAGCACGTTTGCCGCAAGAAACTAGTGGTACTAAAGATATTACTGGTGGTCTACCGCGTGTAGCAGATTTATTCGAAGCTCGTAGACCTAAAGAGCCAGCTATTTTAGCTGAAGTGAGTGGGATTATTTCTTTTGGTAAAGATACTAAAGGAAAACGTCGTCTAGTAATATCACCGTTAAATAGCAGTGACACTTATGAAGAGATGATTCCTAAATGGCGTCAGCTTAACGTGTTTGAAGGTGAACACGTAGAACGCGGTGACGTGATCTCTGATGGACCAGAATCTCCGCATGATATTTTACGTTTACGTGGTGTACATGCTGTGACTCGCTATATTGTAAATGAAGTACAAGATGTTTATCGTTTACAAGGAGTCAAAATAAATGATAAGCATATTGAAGTAATTGTTCGTCAGATGCTGCGTAAAGCTACTATTATTAGTGCTGGTAATTCAGATTTTTTAGAAGGTGAACAAGTAGAATATTCACGTATTAAGATTAAAAATCTTCAGTTAAAACACGAAGGCAAAAGAGAAATAACTTATGTACGCGATCTGCTAGGTATAACTAAAGCATCGTTAGCTACGGAATCATTTATATCAGCTGCTTCTTTCCAAGAAACTACACGCGTGCTCACAGAAGCAGCTGTAGCGGGCAAAAGCGATGAATTACGCGGTCTAAAAGAAAATGTTATTGTCGGTCGGCTTATTCCGGCTGGTACAGGTTATGCATATCATCAAGAACGTGCCCGCAATCGTCACCATAGGGAAGAGTTTAATGTACAGCAGATTACTGCTGATGAAGCGTCAGCTAATCTCGCGGAACTATTAAACTTAGGATTAAGTAACCACGATCACTAATATGAGGTTAAAACCTTTCAATACATTTAGTCTGAATGTATATGCACACAGGGTAGCTACTGCGCATAACGAAGCTCAATTATTTATGTTATGGAAACAAGCATTACAAATGAATCGTCCTGTATTACTACTAGGTAGCGGTAGCAATGTTCTATTTCTAGAAAATTATACTGGCATTGTTTTACTTAATCGTATTAAGGGTATTGTAATTCAAGAAGATGCTGAAGCATGGTATGTACATGTCGGTGCTGGTGAATTATGGCATGATTTAGTAACTTATACTATTAATAGACAAATACCTGGGTTGGAGAATCTTGCCTTGATACCAGGCTATACAGGCTCAGCGCCGATACAAAATATCGGCGCCTATGGTGTAGAATTACAAGATTTCTGTAAATATGTCGATATTATTCAGTTAGATAACGGTAAAAAAATCCGTCTTAGTGCATTAGAATGTCAATTTGGCTACCGAGATAGTATTTTTAAGCATAATTATCGCGATAATTATGCTATTGTTGCTGTAGGACTACGGTTTAGTAAATTTTGGCGACCAGTTTTAAATTACGGTGAACTCAGACTACTAAATCCGCACCACATTACGCCGCGTCAAATATTTGATACAGTCTGCACTATGCGGCGTAATAAATTACCAAATCCAAAGATCGGTAATGCTGGTAGTTTTTTTAAAAATCCACTAATTGATACGAAAACGGCCACGCAATTATTAACGTGTTATCCCGATATACCATACTATCCACAAACTAATGGTGGAGTAAAAATAGCTGCAGGATGGCTAATTGATCGCTGTAAATTAAAAGGTTATCAATTTGGTAACGCAGCTGTTTATGAAAAACAGGCATTAATATTAATTAATGTTGGGCATGCTAATGGAAGTGAAATCGCTACACTCGCTAAGTATGTACGTGACTATGTAGCAGATAAATTTGCGATTTGGCTAGAACCCGAAGTACGTTTTATTGGCGCAGAAGGAGAAGTAGATGCCATTGGCGCCTTATCATGATAATATGACAGAAACTAGCATTCCGTTGAAACTAATTAACATATTATCCGACGGAAATGTTCATTCCTGTAAACAATTTGGTGAAAAACTATATATTAACTCTCTAAATATCAATAAACACATTCAGACTGTCTATGATTGGGGTATAGATTTATTAAAAATACCTGGTCAAGGTCAAAGTAACAATTATCGTTTACATACGCCATTGCAACTTCTCGATAAACAAGTCATTCAAATGCTACTTCCCACGGGAAGGATAGTAGTACTCTCAGTTATTAACTCAACAAATCAATATTTAATTGATCGTATTGCTTATTTACAGCCTGGAGATGCTTGTGTTGCCGAGTATCAACTACATGGCCGTGGGCGGCGTGGCCGAAAATGGATCTCTCAATTTGGTAATAATATTTATTTATCTATTTATTGGCGTTTAGAGCAGCAGGGGCCGGCTACATTAATTGGTCTTAGTTTAATGGTTGGTATCATAGTTGCTGAAATTTTGCAAAATATTGGTGCAAGTAACGTACAAGTCAAATGGCCAAATGATCTTTACCTTAATAATCGTAAATTAGCCGGTATTTTAGTTGAAACATCTGGTAGATCAGGTGATATAGGACATATCGTTATTGGCACTGGTATTAATTTAGCAATGCCTATCATGGAAAAAAGATGGATTAATTTAAAAGAAATCGGTATTGATATTGTTAGAAACAAGTTAGTCGCTGAACTAACTAATGCGTTACGTAATGCTTTACTACTATTTGAACGAGACGGTTTTGCGCCTTTTATTTTACGCTGGCAAGCACTAGATTACTTATATAATAAGCCAGTAAAATTATTAAGAGGTGATGGTAAATATAGTGAAATTATAGGAATTGCCCGTGGCATTAATACACAAGGAGCCTTACTGTTAGAACAACAAGGGCAAATCAATACCTATATTAATGGTGAAATCTCATTACGTTCTTACACATAACATGACAGGCCGGTATTCTGACTAACTGAACTACCGCACCTTAAAAAGGTATTGCCTGGCAGTTTCCTACTCTCACATGGGGAAACCCCACACTACCATTGGCGCTACGGTATTTCACTTCTGAGTTCGGTATGGTATCAGGTGGGACCACCGCGCTATTGCCACCAGGCAATTTTTTCAGTAATTAAATTAACTTTGTTGTAAACATTTAAAATTAAACTAAATATTTTAGGTGTTGTAAGGTTAAGTCTCACGGGTCATTAGTATCTGTTAGCTCAACGCCTCACAGCGCTTACACATCAGACCTATCAACGTTATAGTCTTTAACGTCCCTTTAGGAGGCTTAAACTTCAGCCTCAGGGAAGACTCATCTTGAGGCAAGTTTCCCGCTTAGATGCTTTCAGCGGTTATCTTTTCCGCACATAGCTACCGGGCAATGCCATTGGCATGACAACCCGCACACCAGCGGTGCGTCCACTCCGGTCCTCTCGTACTAGGAGCAGCCCCTCTCAATCTTCCAACGCCCATGGCAGATAGGGACCGAACTGTCTCACGACGTTCTAAACCCAGCTCGCGTACCACTTTAAATGGCGAACAGCCATACCCTTGGGACCTACTTCAGCCCCAGGATGTGATGAGCCGACATCGAGGTGCCAAACACCGCCGTCGATATGAACTCTTGGGCGGTATTAGCCTGTTATCCCCGGAGTACCTTTTATTCGTTGAGCGATGGCCCTTCCATTTAGAACCATCGGATCACTAAGACCTGCTTTCGCATCTGCTTGAATTGTCACTCTCGCAGTTAAGCTAGCTTATGCCTTTGCACTAACCTCACGATGTCCGACCGTGATTAGCTAACCTTTGTGCTCCTCCGTTACTTTTTAGGAGGAGACCGCCCCAGTCAAACTACCCACCAGACACTGTCTTCAATCCGGATTACGGACTAGAGTTAGAACATAAAACACTAAAGGGTGGTATTTCAAGGTTGGCTTCATGTAGACTGGCGTCTACACTTCAAAGCCTCCCACCTATCCTACACATCAAAGTTTGATATTCAGTATCAAGCTATAGTAAAGGTTCACGGGGTCTTTCCGTCTTGCCACGGGTACACCGCATCTTCACGGCGAATTCAATTTCACTGAGTCTCGGGTAGAGACAGTCTGGCCATCATTACGCCATTCGTGCAGGTCGGAACTTACCCGACAAGGAATTTCGCTACCTTAGGACCGTTATAGTTACGGCCGCCGTTTACCGGGGCTTCGATCAAGAGCTTAGTGACTCTATTAATTAACCTTCCGGCACCGGGCAGGCGTCACACCGTATACGTCCACTTTCGTGTTTGCACAGTGCTGTGTTTTTAATAAACAGTTGCAGCCAGCTGGTATCTGCGACTGGCTTCAGCGTTAGGAGCAAGTCCTATAACTTACATGCCAGCGTGCCTTCTTCCGAAGTTACGGCACCATTTTGCCTAGTTCCTTTACCCGAGTTCTCTCAAGCGCCTTAGTATTCTCTACCTGACTACCTGTGTTGGTTTGAGGTACGATTTTATGTAACCTGAAGCTTAGAGGCTTTTCTTGGAAGCATAGCATCAATTCCTTTACCATTGGAATGGTTAGTCATCACGCCTTAGTGTTATGAAAAAGCGGATTTGCCTACTTTTTCCACCTACACGTTTAAACCGGGACAACCGTTACCCGGCGAACTTAGCTTTCTTCGTTCCCCCTTCGCAGTTACATCTAGTACAGGAATATTAACCTGTTTTCCATCGACTACGCCTTTCGGCCTCGCCTTAGGGGTCGACTTACCCTGCTCCGATTACCGTTGAACAGGAAACCTTAGTCTTTCGGCGAGCGGGTTTTTTACCCGCTTTATCGTTACTTATGTCAGCATTCGCACTTCTGATACCTCCAGTATATTTTACAATATACCTTCACAGGCTTACAGAACGCTCCTCTACCCAGCAATATGCAAATATTGCTGCCGCAGCTTCGGTGCATAGTTTAGCCCCGTTACATTTTCCGCGCAGGACGACTCGACCAGTGAGCTATTACGCTTTCTTTAAATGATGGCTGCTTCTAAGCCAACATCCTGGTTGTTTATGACTTCCCACTTCGTTTCCCACTTAACTATGACTTTGGGACCTTAGCTGGCGGTCTGGGTTGTTTCCCTTTTCACGATGGACGTTAGCACCCATCGTGTGTCTCCCGTGATAACATTCTTTAGTATTCGTAGTTTGCATTGGGTTGGTAACCCAGAATGGACCCCTAGCCAAAACAGTGCTCTACCCCCAAAGATGAATTCACGAGGCGCTACCTAAATAGCTTTCGAGGAGAACCAGCTATCTCCCGGTTTGATTGGCCTTTCACCCCTAGCCACAAGTCATCCGCTAATTTTTCAACATTAGTCGGTTCGATCCTTCAGTTAGTGTTACTTAACCTTCAATCTGCTCATGGCTAGCTCACCGGGTTTCGGGTCTATATCCTGCAACTAAACGCCCAATTAAGACTCGGTTTCCCTACGGCTCCCCTATATGGTTAACCTTGCTACAGAATATAAGTCGCTGACCCATTATACAAAAGGTACGCAGTCACATTTTAAAAATGCTTCTACTGCTTGTACGTATACGGTTTCAGGTTCTATTTCACTCCCCTTACCGGGGTTCTTTTCACCTTTCCCTTACGGTACTAGTTCACTATCGATCAGTCAGGAGTATTTAGCCTTAGAGGATGGTCCCCCCATCTTCAAACAGGATACCACGTGTCCCGCTTTACTTCTTAAGCTCACAGCTTATATATTTTTGAATACAGGGCTATCACCTATTATTGCTGTTTTTTCCAAACACATTTTTCTAACATATAAACTGATGATGGCTTTAGGCTGTTCCCTGTTCGCTCGCCACTACTGAGGGAATCTCGGTTGATTTCTTTTCCTCAGGATACTTAGATGTTTCAGTTCTCCTGGTTCGCTTTATTAAGCTATGAATTTACTTAATAATGATACAAAAATTTGTATCGGGTTTTCCCATTCGGATATCATCGGTTGATAATGCTTCCTATCAGCTTACCGATGCTTTTCGCAGATTAGCACGTCCTTCATCGCCTCTGACTGTCTAGGCATTCACCGTATACGCTTAGTTACTTAACCTCACAACCCTAAAATATTTTGTTATTTTGAGTTTAATTTTAAATTGTTAAAGAACAAACATACTAAATTTACATTTATACAAATTGTATCTAATAATTGTTGCATTCGTCCCCTAGGGGAGTTGAACCCCTGTTGCTGCCGTGAAAGGGCAGCGTCCTAGACCACTAGACGAAGGGGACATAAATAAAAATTATATGTAAATACTATATTTAAATAAATATACATACTTTATTAATAGTTATTAATAATAACTAGATAATTTGTGTGGACACATCACAATTTTATTTAACTTTTTAGTGTAAGGAGGTGATCCAACCGCAGGTTCCCCTACGGTTACCTTGTTACGACTTCACCCCAGTTATGAATCACAAAGTGGTAAGCGCCCTCTCGTATTATGAGTTAAGCTACTAACTTCTTTTGCAATACACTCCCATGGTGTGACGGGCGGTGTGTACAAGGCCCGGGAACGTATTCACCGTGGCATTCTGATCCACGATTACTAGCGATTCCGACTTCATAGAGTCGAGTTGCAGACTCTAATCCGGACTACGATGCACTTTATGAGGTTTGCTAACTCTTACGAGATTGCTTCTCTTTGTATGCACCATTGTAGCACGTGTGTAGCCCTACTCGTAAGGGCCATGATGACTTGACGTTATCCTCACCTTCCTCCGGTTTATCACCGGCAGTCTCCTTTGAGTTCCCGACTTAATCGTTGGCAACAAAGGATAAGGGTTGCGCTCGTTGCGGGACTTAACCCAACATTTCACAACACGAGCTGACGACAGCCATGCAGCACCTGTCTCAGAGTTCCCGAAGGCACTAAAGCTTTTCTGCTTTATACTCTGGATGTCAAGAGTAGGTAAGGTTTTTCGCGTTGTATCGAATTAAACCACATGCTCCACCGCTTGTGCGGGCCCCCGTCAATTCATTTGAGTTTTAACCTTGCGGTCGTACTCCCCAGGCGGTCGATTTAATGCGTTAGCTTCGAAAGCTATAGCTCAAGGCTACAACCTTCAAATCGACATCGTTTACAGCGTGGACTACCAGGGTATCTAATCCTGTTTGCTCCCCACGCTTTCGTACTTGAGCGTCAGTTTTCGTCCAGGGGGGCGCCTTCGCCACTGGTATTCTTCCAGATCTCTACGCATTTCACCGCTACACCTGGAATTCTCCCCCCCTCTACGAGACTCTAGCTTACCAGTTTCAAATGCAATTCCTAGGTTAAGCCTAGGGCTTTCACACCTGACTAAATAAACCGCCTACATACGCTTTACGCCCAGTAATTCCGATTAACGCTTGCACCCTCCGTCTTACCGCGGCTGCTGGCACGGAGTTAGCCGGTGCTTCTTTTGCGGGTAACGTCAATTGACAATTATTATTAGTAACTTCATTTTCTTCCCCGCTGAAAGTGCTTTACAACCCGAAGGCCTTCTTCACACACGCGGTATAGCTGCATCAGGGTTTCCCCCATTGTGCAAGATTCCCCACTGCTGCCTCCCGTAGGAGTCTGGACCGTGTCTCAGTTCCAGTGTGGCTGGTCATCCTCTCAGACCAACTAGAGATCGTTGCCTAGGTGAGCTATTATCTCACCTACTAGCTAATCTCATCTGGGTTCATCTTATGGCATGAGGCCTAAATTAGGTCCCCCATTTTGGTCTGACGACATTATGCGGTGTTAGCTATCGTTTCCAATAGTTATCCCTCTCCATAAGGTAGATCCCCAGATATTACTCACCCGTTCGCCGCTTGCCGGCAAAGTAATTAATTTACTTTCCGATGCCGCTCGACTTGCATGTGTTAAGCTTACCGCCAGCGTTCAATCTGAGCCATGATCAAACTCTTCAATTGAAAATTGTTTACTTAAAAAATTATTCATAAAAAACAATGTTATTAGTTTTTTAAGTTTTTAACTATTTTTTGCGTGTGTCCACACAAATTATCTAATCAATTATTAAAGAGCATTGTCGAATAAGATAATTATTAATCGACATTGTTTATATGTTACCTGATCTTACTGATCAGTCAAGAGTTTATTTATAATATAAATATAATTATTTAATTTTAGTTAAGTTAAGTAATGTATTATAATAATAAATGTAACATAAAGTACTCATAAAGTGTTAAATCAGTAATTTAGCACTTAATTATAAAACTTATTATTAGCTTTTTTTCAC encodes the following:
- the rpoC gene encoding DNA-directed RNA polymerase subunit beta'; the encoded protein is MKDLLKFLKAQAKTEEFDAIKIALASPDMIRSWSFGEVKKPETINYRTFKPERDGLFCARIFGPVKDYECLCGKYKRLKHRGVICEKCGVEVTQTKVRRERMGHIELASPTAHIWFLKSLPSRIGLLLDMPLRDIERVLYFESYVVVESGMTNLECNQILTEEQYLDALEEFGDEFDAKMGAEAIHALLKNIALEQECEQLREELEETTSETKRKKLTKRIKLLEAFVQSGNKPEWMILNVLPVLPPDLRPLVPLDGGRFATSDLNDLYRRVINRNNRLKRLLDLSAPDIIVRNEKRMLQEAVDALLDNGRRGRAITGSNKRPLKSLADMIKGKQGRFRQNLLGKRVDYSGRSVITVGPYLRLHQCGLPKKMALELFKPFIYGKLERRGLATTIKAAKKMVEREEAVVWDILDEVIREHPVMLNRAPTLHRLGIQAFEPVLIEGKAIQLHPLVCAAYNADFDGDQMAVHIPLTLEAQLEARALMMSTNNILSPANGEPIIVPSQDVVLGLYYMTRDRVNGKGEGMVLTGPKEAERIYRLGIAELHARIKVRITEYEKNDHGNWIENTHIIDTTIGRAILWMIVPKGLPFVLVNQVLGKKSISKMLNTCYRILGLKPTVIFADQIMYTGFAYAARSGSSVGIDDMIIPSKKADIINDAEAEVAEIQEQFQSGLVTAGERYNKVIDIWAAANERVAKAMMDNLSTETVINSNGVEERQVSFNNIFMMSDSGARGSAAQIRQLAGMRGLMAKPDGSIIETPITANFREGLNVLQYFISTHGARKGLADTALKTANSGYLTRRLVDVAQDLVVTQDDCGTIAGIIMTPVIEGGDVKEPLRERVLGRVTAEDLLKPGSADVLVERNTLLNEQWCDVLEENSVDNIKVRSVVTCDTDFGVCAYCYGRDLARGHLVNNGEAIGVIAAQSIGEPGTQLTMRTFHIGGAAFRAAAESSIQVKNQGTIRLINAKYVINISNKIVITSRNTELKLIDEFGRTKESYKVPYGAVMAKGDGSKIMGGEIVANWDPHTMPVITEVDGFIRFTDMIDGQTITRQTDELTGLSSIVVLDTAERNSGGKDLRPALKIVDLNNHDVLIPNTDMPAQYFLPGKTIIQLEDGTKIHSGDTLARLPQETSGTKDITGGLPRVADLFEARRPKEPAILAEVSGIISFGKDTKGKRRLVISPLNSSDTYEEMIPKWRQLNVFEGEHVERGDVISDGPESPHDILRLRGVHAVTRYIVNEVQDVYRLQGVKINDKHIEVIVRQMLRKATIISAGNSDFLEGEQVEYSRIKIKNLQLKHEGKREITYVRDLLGITKASLATESFISAASFQETTRVLTEAAVAGKSDELRGLKENVIVGRLIPAGTGYAYHQERARNRHHREEFNVQQITADEASANLAELLNLGLSNHDH
- the murB gene encoding UDP-N-acetylmuramate dehydrogenase, with the protein product MRLKPFNTFSLNVYAHRVATAHNEAQLFMLWKQALQMNRPVLLLGSGSNVLFLENYTGIVLLNRIKGIVIQEDAEAWYVHVGAGELWHDLVTYTINRQIPGLENLALIPGYTGSAPIQNIGAYGVELQDFCKYVDIIQLDNGKKIRLSALECQFGYRDSIFKHNYRDNYAIVAVGLRFSKFWRPVLNYGELRLLNPHHITPRQIFDTVCTMRRNKLPNPKIGNAGSFFKNPLIDTKTATQLLTCYPDIPYYPQTNGGVKIAAGWLIDRCKLKGYQFGNAAVYEKQALILINVGHANGSEIATLAKYVRDYVADKFAIWLEPEVRFIGAEGEVDAIGALS
- the birA gene encoding bifunctional biotin--[acetyl-CoA-carboxylase] ligase/biotin operon repressor BirA; protein product: MTETSIPLKLINILSDGNVHSCKQFGEKLYINSLNINKHIQTVYDWGIDLLKIPGQGQSNNYRLHTPLQLLDKQVIQMLLPTGRIVVLSVINSTNQYLIDRIAYLQPGDACVAEYQLHGRGRRGRKWISQFGNNIYLSIYWRLEQQGPATLIGLSLMVGIIVAEILQNIGASNVQVKWPNDLYLNNRKLAGILVETSGRSGDIGHIVIGTGINLAMPIMEKRWINLKEIGIDIVRNKLVAELTNALRNALLLFERDGFAPFILRWQALDYLYNKPVKLLRGDGKYSEIIGIARGINTQGALLLEQQGQINTYINGEISLRSYT